The following are encoded together in the Oligoflexus sp. genome:
- a CDS encoding carboxyl transferase domain-containing protein: protein MNRKQLSRHARIGIINRGEAAVRFIRAAKEFNTLYGTQFETVAFYLDTENDALFVKEADHAFALSSFPGFGDLTGSAYLNCPFLLQALQQTGCSGVWVGWGFVAENADFAALLEKNDLVLIGPTADAMDRLGDKIKAKEIADQSQVPTCPWSGGFLEDLDHALKVAERIGYPVILKSANGGGGRGIRKVFTPEEMPQQFRSVSDEIFRFFGNRVIFMEALVVRGRHLEVQCLADIHGNVHTFGVRDCSVQRNNQKIIEETPPAHLDPERMKEVEASAARLLKAANYHGAGTVEYLYDIDRKEAFFMEVNTRLQVEHPITEELFQVDLVHLQLRTALGEVLDNVPKNPRGHVIEVRLNAEDPDQKFAPTPGRILRFLPPTLPGIRIDSGFEWGSRIPREFDSMIAKIIAYGPNRAATMARLTRALSELQIEIENGTTNQGFLLELLGHAKIKEGGVQTDFVEGFLSSAERKAGKNQWDVALLGAVIYQYEQKYRHEFENFTEKVRRYSSPRQMPDLGMELSLSLRGHKYQIRVKAVGEPFYHITIDGKSVEVEYVNWGHEIVLKTGGRKYKMQIVPRTNALQCEVEGFPYMLPFDSGGKIAAPSPSVVLTVDVQEGQRVKKGDLLLTLEAMKMEMAVTAPEDGIVAGINVKAGEQVAAGQALVDLETESNRQSKDSAEKETAQIIDYSRLAVATKPATPEELKETWTFLSRDYFAIFIGYDYAKPVGKELARIETFLGEHPEFKPAFADLLVKSLQTFITVQKLFQNDEAVTDGSRSTDVYECLMHYLMRREDREKGLPANFLKRLEEAIRVYSWAETKDYAATTRALFHLYKAQANSRQTMDLIRQSLLTLQKLFTDAREFTDVGAFSDLLGELINVGRTSNSLVDAAVYIRYELVDRLFQDQMQAKRKQQLVEVLEPVLEGHNKDPKLLADVIESGHQIVSYLVSIYDRRSPKAKTILELLTRRMNRDRIYDRGQLLEHKGQLLYQVNTHKQGQNIQSVVTILEEDDFFAPLDWLKNVLKREPGEYLECLIFVRRSSGQPDLVYSNHLAKFPLPVELCSLGLVRENDYAYRSFHYANNEWSEDIRRRAFSPLRFRELRLDRLVNFDLELLYNSRYVHVMKLEAKENAKDQRLFAFIEVPEAKIDLDEEQVIERISQFEYGVLEAVKVIREQQARTKRSYYWNRIVVHIGHTHPLRLDHIGEYPKRIAGLVEGLGLEKMVIYTKVLTRQNRAIETEVLVENFATQYSVRGRLPSREPLKPLDPYASKVVTALRLQSPYPYEVISMLTNPSRTEFPQGSFLEYDIQFDASGQQHTVAVEGRAPGQNHSKIVFGRIQNRDPDGTLFERIIILGDPTRDLGSLAEDECRRVIAAIDMAEAELLPVEWIPVSSGAAIDMQTGTENLDWTARVLRRIIEFTQEGGEINIIVAGINVGAQSYWNAEATMLMHTKGILIMTEQGSMVLTGKKALDFSGSVSAEDNIGIGGAERIMAPNGQAQFRVKDLAEAYRLLFRHYRITMVSKQRPYGTRLPTKDPMDRNVCTFPYQDNLGQNFKSIGDILGPQNAERKKPFDMRQVMHAVRDQDADCLERWQTMRDAETAIIWETQVCGYPVGLIGIESRPVKRYGDFPNDGPDMWTGGTLFPQSSKKVARAINAYSEQLPVVILANLSGFDGSPESLRRLQLEYGAEIGRAVVNFKGPLIFIVVARYHGGAYVVFSKTLNPSMRVAALEATYASVIGGAPAAAVVFPRQVLKNTFADPQIIEAQARLKKDELTKSQYDDIYQTVHLEHQAKVALEFEKIHTVERALKVGSIDDILQAPQLRPYIKQQLDDGIKSYLSQSRN from the coding sequence TTGAATCGGAAACAACTCTCAAGACACGCCAGAATCGGGATCATAAACCGTGGTGAAGCCGCCGTTCGCTTCATACGGGCAGCGAAGGAATTCAACACGCTGTATGGCACTCAGTTTGAGACAGTCGCCTTTTATTTGGATACAGAGAATGACGCGCTTTTCGTCAAGGAAGCCGATCACGCTTTTGCCCTGTCGTCCTTTCCTGGATTCGGGGACTTGACGGGCAGCGCCTATTTGAATTGCCCTTTCCTTCTGCAGGCCCTGCAGCAGACCGGTTGCAGCGGCGTCTGGGTCGGTTGGGGCTTTGTCGCTGAAAATGCCGATTTTGCAGCGCTCCTGGAAAAAAATGATCTGGTCCTGATCGGCCCAACCGCAGACGCCATGGATCGTCTGGGTGATAAGATCAAGGCCAAGGAAATTGCCGACCAGTCGCAGGTGCCCACCTGTCCCTGGAGTGGCGGCTTCCTGGAAGATCTGGACCATGCGCTGAAGGTCGCCGAACGAATCGGCTATCCGGTTATTTTGAAATCCGCCAACGGTGGTGGTGGCCGCGGGATCCGCAAGGTCTTCACACCGGAAGAGATGCCGCAGCAGTTCCGCTCCGTGTCCGATGAAATCTTCCGCTTCTTCGGCAACCGGGTCATCTTCATGGAAGCGCTGGTCGTACGCGGCCGCCACCTTGAAGTCCAGTGTCTCGCCGACATTCACGGCAACGTTCATACCTTCGGTGTGCGCGACTGTTCGGTGCAGCGGAACAACCAGAAGATTATCGAGGAAACGCCGCCAGCTCACCTCGATCCCGAGCGCATGAAGGAAGTCGAGGCCTCGGCCGCCCGTCTTTTGAAAGCCGCGAATTATCACGGCGCCGGCACGGTCGAGTATCTTTATGATATCGATCGCAAGGAAGCCTTCTTCATGGAAGTGAATACGCGTCTTCAGGTGGAGCATCCCATCACCGAAGAACTCTTCCAGGTCGACCTCGTGCACCTGCAGCTGCGCACCGCGCTGGGTGAGGTCCTCGATAACGTCCCGAAAAATCCGCGCGGTCATGTGATCGAAGTGCGTTTGAACGCCGAAGATCCGGATCAAAAATTCGCGCCGACTCCCGGCCGGATTCTGCGCTTCCTGCCCCCGACTCTGCCCGGTATTCGTATCGACTCCGGTTTTGAATGGGGCAGCCGCATTCCGCGTGAATTCGATTCGATGATAGCCAAGATCATCGCCTACGGTCCCAACCGTGCGGCGACCATGGCTCGTTTGACCCGCGCCTTGTCCGAACTCCAGATTGAAATTGAGAACGGCACGACCAACCAGGGCTTCCTCCTGGAACTTCTCGGTCACGCGAAAATCAAGGAAGGCGGCGTTCAAACCGACTTCGTGGAAGGATTTTTGAGCAGCGCCGAACGCAAGGCCGGCAAGAATCAGTGGGACGTCGCTCTTCTGGGCGCTGTCATCTATCAGTACGAGCAGAAGTATCGGCACGAGTTTGAAAACTTCACCGAGAAAGTCCGCCGCTACAGTTCCCCGCGTCAGATGCCTGACCTGGGCATGGAACTCTCCTTGAGCCTGCGCGGGCATAAATACCAGATCCGTGTGAAAGCGGTCGGTGAACCCTTCTATCACATCACTATCGACGGCAAGTCGGTGGAAGTCGAGTATGTGAACTGGGGTCATGAGATCGTTTTGAAAACCGGCGGCCGCAAATATAAAATGCAGATCGTGCCCCGCACGAACGCCCTGCAGTGTGAAGTCGAAGGCTTTCCTTATATGCTGCCCTTCGATAGCGGCGGGAAAATCGCAGCGCCATCACCCAGCGTGGTGCTGACCGTTGATGTTCAGGAAGGCCAAAGGGTGAAGAAGGGCGATCTGCTTCTGACCCTGGAAGCCATGAAAATGGAAATGGCCGTGACCGCCCCTGAAGATGGTATTGTCGCCGGCATCAATGTGAAAGCGGGTGAACAGGTCGCCGCGGGCCAGGCCCTGGTTGATCTGGAAACGGAAAGCAACCGCCAGAGCAAAGACAGCGCGGAAAAAGAAACCGCCCAGATCATCGACTATTCACGCCTGGCCGTGGCCACGAAACCGGCGACGCCCGAAGAGCTGAAAGAAACCTGGACCTTCCTGTCCCGCGATTATTTCGCGATCTTCATCGGCTATGACTATGCGAAGCCGGTGGGCAAGGAACTGGCCCGCATCGAAACCTTCCTCGGTGAGCATCCGGAATTCAAGCCGGCCTTTGCTGACCTTCTCGTGAAGTCGCTGCAGACCTTTATCACGGTGCAGAAACTCTTCCAGAACGACGAGGCTGTGACCGATGGTTCGCGCAGCACCGACGTTTACGAATGCCTGATGCATTACCTGATGCGCCGCGAGGATCGGGAAAAGGGTCTGCCCGCCAACTTCCTGAAGCGTCTGGAAGAAGCGATCCGCGTTTATTCCTGGGCCGAGACCAAGGATTACGCCGCCACCACCCGCGCTCTATTCCATCTTTATAAAGCGCAGGCCAACAGCCGTCAGACTATGGATTTGATCCGCCAGAGTCTTCTGACCCTTCAAAAGCTCTTCACCGATGCTCGTGAATTCACCGATGTCGGTGCGTTCTCGGATCTTTTGGGTGAACTGATCAATGTCGGCCGTACGAGCAACTCGCTGGTCGATGCCGCGGTCTATATCCGCTATGAACTTGTGGATCGCCTCTTCCAGGATCAGATGCAGGCCAAGCGCAAGCAGCAGCTGGTGGAAGTTCTGGAGCCTGTTCTGGAAGGTCATAATAAGGACCCCAAACTGCTGGCTGATGTTATCGAGTCCGGTCACCAGATCGTCAGCTACCTCGTTTCGATCTATGATCGTCGCTCGCCGAAGGCCAAAACCATTCTGGAACTTCTGACCCGCCGCATGAATCGCGATCGCATTTACGATCGCGGCCAGCTGTTGGAACACAAGGGCCAGCTGCTGTACCAGGTGAATACCCATAAGCAGGGCCAGAACATTCAGAGCGTCGTCACCATCCTGGAAGAGGATGACTTCTTTGCTCCTCTCGATTGGCTGAAAAACGTTCTGAAACGCGAGCCGGGCGAATATCTGGAATGCCTGATTTTCGTGCGTCGCAGCTCGGGTCAGCCGGACCTCGTTTATAGCAACCACCTCGCAAAATTCCCGCTGCCTGTCGAACTCTGCAGTCTGGGCCTTGTGCGGGAAAACGATTACGCCTATCGTTCCTTCCATTACGCGAATAATGAGTGGTCCGAAGACATCCGCCGCCGCGCCTTCAGCCCCTTGCGTTTCCGCGAGCTGCGCCTCGACCGCCTCGTGAACTTTGACCTCGAGCTGCTTTATAACAGCCGCTATGTGCATGTCATGAAGCTTGAGGCCAAGGAAAACGCCAAGGATCAAAGGCTCTTTGCCTTCATCGAAGTGCCGGAAGCCAAGATCGACCTGGATGAAGAGCAGGTGATCGAGCGCATCAGTCAGTTCGAATACGGAGTCCTGGAGGCTGTGAAGGTGATCCGCGAGCAGCAGGCCCGCACCAAGCGCAGCTACTACTGGAACCGCATCGTGGTGCACATCGGCCACACGCATCCTTTGCGTCTGGATCACATCGGTGAGTATCCCAAGCGCATCGCCGGTCTGGTGGAAGGCCTCGGTCTGGAAAAAATGGTCATCTACACCAAGGTTCTCACGCGGCAAAACCGTGCGATCGAAACCGAGGTTCTGGTGGAAAACTTCGCCACCCAGTACAGCGTGCGCGGTCGTCTGCCTTCCCGTGAACCTTTGAAACCGCTCGATCCCTATGCGAGCAAGGTCGTGACGGCTCTGCGTCTGCAAAGCCCTTACCCCTACGAAGTGATCAGCATGCTGACCAATCCGTCCCGCACGGAATTCCCGCAGGGCTCGTTCCTGGAATACGATATCCAGTTCGATGCCAGCGGTCAGCAGCACACGGTCGCGGTTGAAGGTCGCGCGCCGGGTCAAAACCATAGCAAGATCGTCTTCGGTCGCATTCAAAACCGCGATCCGGACGGCACTCTTTTTGAACGCATCATCATCCTCGGCGATCCGACCCGTGACCTCGGTTCCCTCGCCGAAGATGAATGCCGCCGCGTGATCGCTGCGATTGATATGGCGGAAGCCGAGCTACTGCCGGTCGAATGGATTCCCGTTTCCTCAGGTGCGGCGATCGACATGCAGACCGGTACCGAGAACCTCGATTGGACGGCCCGCGTTCTGCGCCGCATCATCGAGTTCACGCAGGAAGGCGGTGAAATCAACATCATCGTCGCCGGTATCAACGTCGGGGCGCAGTCCTACTGGAATGCGGAAGCCACCATGCTTATGCATACCAAGGGCATCCTGATCATGACCGAGCAGGGCTCAATGGTTCTGACCGGTAAAAAAGCTCTCGATTTCTCGGGCTCGGTTTCGGCCGAGGACAATATCGGAATCGGCGGCGCGGAACGCATCATGGCTCCGAACGGCCAGGCGCAATTCCGCGTGAAGGATCTGGCGGAAGCCTATCGCCTTCTTTTCCGTCACTACCGCATCACCATGGTCTCGAAGCAAAGGCCTTACGGCACGCGTCTGCCGACCAAGGACCCCATGGATCGGAATGTCTGCACCTTCCCTTATCAGGATAATCTGGGTCAGAATTTCAAATCCATCGGCGACATCCTGGGCCCGCAGAACGCCGAGCGCAAAAAACCCTTCGATATGCGGCAGGTCATGCATGCCGTGCGTGACCAGGATGCCGACTGTCTGGAACGCTGGCAGACGATGCGCGATGCGGAAACAGCCATCATTTGGGAAACCCAGGTCTGCGGTTATCCGGTCGGCCTGATCGGGATCGAAAGCCGTCCGGTGAAACGCTACGGCGACTTCCCGAACGATGGACCGGATATGTGGACCGGCGGTACGCTCTTCCCGCAATCCTCGAAGAAAGTCGCGCGCGCGATCAACGCCTACAGCGAGCAGCTGCCGGTCGTGATTCTCGCCAACCTTTCCGGCTTCGATGGTTCGCCGGAATCCCTGCGTCGCCTGCAGCTCGAATACGGCGCGGAAATCGGCCGCGCGGTGGTGAACTTCAAAGGTCCTTTGATCTTCATCGTCGTGGCCCGTTATCACGGTGGCGCTTACGTCGTATTCTCGAAGACCCTGAACCCCAGCATGCGTGTGGCTGCACTCGAAGCCACCTATGCTTCGGTGATCGGTGGCGCTCCGGCTGCGGCCGTGGTGTTCCCGCGTCAGGTTCTGAAGAATACCTTCGCGGATCCGCAGATCATTGAAGCGCAGGCTCGCCTGAAGAAGGATGAGCTGACCAAGTCCCAGTACGATGATATCTATCAGACGGTGCATCTGGAGCATCAGGCCAAGGTCGCCTTGGAATTTGAAAAGATTCACACGGTCGAACGCGCTCTGAAAGTAGGCTCGATTGATGACATTCTGCAGGCGCCTCAGCTGCGTCCTTACATCAAGCAGCAGCTTGATGATGGCATCAAGTCCTACCTCTCCCAGTCCCGCAATTGA
- a CDS encoding di-heme oxidoredictase family protein translates to MRKLLLITGLLHAAMGCQNEKGEALPEGKVTSPDASQDRPTPGPVATDDQGPLPVLERIKIESYADLGKRSQTRIEDGVIITEGVIRVRRRHENDMDFSKYNPFYWEGRLAFFKVEDFTGRGEKKLRFHLETEWPQDFIPTRGPDFSAIYTGDPLGTVETVRSKFAINQRMEHVGDRRRFVVTLGPDVFQAYPEALKTGRLLTFEFRFFLDETHPDWKKEKDFNQHTLSAYYSEFYRLQVGQGGLLIDTLGAPDKEPDALRFSGGWTTIPTVRVEPWKALQQQATNITRDEAQNFLDGRTFFHTDMKTGQHVDDADDDKPLVFFEEMRASREAYAANAYNMTSCNGCHVNNGMAFLPAVGQAVHSTLAKTFEPGTGQPHPQFGQQLQTAGAAAEGTLRLKSFAETPVMLDDGTVVTLRKPIFSVESSKSTAKFGISIRKPPALIGMGLLNAVPETTLKNLARVSGGEWRGRFGWKGQQLSLRDQIVAALNLDMGVVTQKRSKLDCESSCIPGKGQLPEEALDKMEAYVSLLGVPPRIKPKDPTVQRGAEIFEGLECSRCHQPVLKTGSSPFKELAEQTIQPFTDLLLHDMGEGLADDSGGPDARKWRTAPLWGLKNVKHAADVRRQQFHPGDISILYTDTMKASDQNPIQLLHDGRAQSLAEAILWHGGQAETSVKRYKALPRADREALEAFLWDL, encoded by the coding sequence ATGCGAAAGTTGCTGTTGATTACTGGATTACTGCATGCGGCCATGGGCTGCCAGAACGAGAAGGGCGAAGCTTTGCCTGAAGGTAAAGTGACTTCGCCGGATGCTTCACAAGATCGTCCGACTCCAGGCCCTGTGGCCACGGACGACCAAGGTCCTTTACCCGTCCTTGAACGAATCAAAATTGAATCCTATGCTGACCTGGGCAAACGAAGCCAAACGCGCATTGAGGATGGCGTGATCATCACCGAAGGTGTGATCCGAGTCCGGCGTCGGCATGAGAATGATATGGATTTTTCCAAGTATAATCCTTTCTATTGGGAAGGGCGGCTGGCCTTTTTTAAGGTCGAGGATTTCACCGGGCGCGGGGAAAAGAAGCTGCGCTTTCATCTGGAAACGGAATGGCCGCAGGATTTCATTCCCACCCGTGGGCCGGATTTTTCTGCGATCTATACCGGCGATCCCCTGGGAACTGTGGAAACGGTTCGGAGTAAATTTGCAATCAATCAACGCATGGAGCATGTCGGGGACCGCCGGCGTTTTGTGGTGACCCTGGGGCCTGACGTATTTCAGGCTTACCCGGAGGCTTTGAAGACGGGGCGCCTTCTGACCTTTGAGTTCCGCTTTTTTCTGGATGAAACTCATCCCGACTGGAAGAAAGAGAAAGACTTCAATCAGCACACTCTGTCGGCCTATTATTCAGAATTCTATCGCCTGCAGGTGGGGCAGGGCGGACTTTTGATTGATACCCTCGGGGCGCCTGACAAGGAGCCGGATGCTCTGCGTTTCAGCGGGGGCTGGACCACGATTCCCACCGTGCGGGTCGAACCTTGGAAGGCTCTGCAGCAGCAGGCGACCAATATCACGCGAGACGAGGCGCAGAATTTTCTGGATGGACGCACGTTTTTTCATACGGATATGAAAACGGGTCAGCATGTGGATGATGCCGATGATGATAAGCCGCTGGTCTTCTTTGAAGAGATGCGGGCCTCTCGGGAAGCTTATGCTGCGAATGCTTATAACATGACGTCCTGCAACGGCTGTCACGTGAATAATGGAATGGCTTTTCTCCCTGCTGTGGGACAGGCTGTTCATAGCACTCTGGCCAAAACCTTTGAGCCGGGAACGGGTCAGCCGCATCCGCAGTTCGGGCAGCAGCTGCAGACAGCAGGTGCTGCTGCCGAGGGGACTTTGAGGCTCAAATCCTTCGCAGAAACGCCTGTAATGCTGGATGATGGCACGGTGGTCACGCTCAGAAAACCCATCTTTTCTGTGGAAAGTTCGAAGTCTACCGCGAAGTTTGGAATCTCGATCAGAAAGCCGCCGGCCTTGATTGGAATGGGGCTTTTGAATGCGGTTCCCGAAACCACGCTGAAGAATCTTGCGCGCGTTTCCGGGGGAGAGTGGCGCGGGCGTTTTGGTTGGAAAGGCCAGCAGCTTTCCCTGCGGGATCAGATTGTGGCAGCTTTGAACCTGGATATGGGTGTGGTGACACAAAAAAGGTCCAAACTGGATTGTGAAAGCAGCTGCATACCTGGCAAGGGTCAATTGCCTGAAGAGGCTTTGGATAAAATGGAAGCCTATGTATCGTTGCTTGGTGTTCCGCCTCGCATAAAACCCAAAGATCCCACTGTCCAACGCGGAGCTGAAATTTTTGAGGGCCTGGAATGCAGCCGCTGTCATCAGCCCGTCTTGAAAACCGGCTCATCCCCATTCAAGGAACTGGCGGAGCAGACCATCCAGCCTTTCACGGATCTTTTGCTGCATGATATGGGCGAGGGCCTCGCCGATGACAGCGGGGGACCTGATGCACGGAAGTGGCGAACAGCCCCGCTTTGGGGACTGAAGAATGTGAAGCATGCTGCGGATGTCCGGCGTCAGCAGTTTCATCCTGGGGATATTTCCATACTTTATACCGACACGATGAAGGCTTCGGATCAAAATCCGATCCAGCTGCTGCATGATGGACGCGCGCAGTCTTTGGCGGAAGCCATTCTGTGGCACGGAGGTCAGGCGGAAACTTCGGTGAAGCGGTATAAGGCTTTGCCCCGCGCGGATCGCGAGGCCTTGGAGGCGTTTCTTTGGGATCTGTGA
- a CDS encoding SGNH/GDSL hydrolase family protein — protein MKLARIGCALGLVMAATAWTACSQDDKDDSSDNPAPTAEPAPGKDPQEQIYLQNVTADKPLLVVYGDSISTGVLANTSLGQNIDNSLLQQIGNYLKAGQYNANGFQSNLANQPLAAATTDGDYGLRSGIAAKAGVAPADVGVVSFAKFGAKAVDIPEMLARWNQEEANTIKRKPDYILVALGGNDFCSDMPVEDISRTFAEQIDAIQKSAPDAQLIISPAPPVYQLAAIDFTYGPAISQITGEELSCKKFREQACKRVYEADAQARLEGINQGIQAAFEAEKAKGAKVSLAAGVLDWTITKEELAFDCFHPSQKGQATLGAYWKQAL, from the coding sequence ATGAAATTGGCGCGTATCGGTTGTGCTTTGGGACTTGTGATGGCTGCCACGGCTTGGACGGCATGCAGTCAGGATGATAAGGATGATAGTTCCGATAATCCGGCTCCGACAGCGGAACCGGCCCCAGGCAAGGATCCTCAGGAGCAGATTTATCTGCAGAACGTCACAGCCGACAAGCCCCTCCTCGTGGTCTATGGCGACAGTATTTCCACAGGCGTGCTGGCCAATACCAGCCTCGGTCAGAACATTGATAATAGTCTTTTGCAGCAGATCGGCAATTATTTGAAGGCCGGGCAATACAATGCCAACGGTTTCCAAAGCAATCTGGCCAACCAGCCTCTGGCAGCCGCGACCACTGATGGTGACTATGGGCTGCGGAGCGGGATTGCGGCCAAAGCTGGTGTAGCACCTGCTGATGTGGGCGTTGTGAGCTTTGCGAAATTCGGTGCAAAGGCTGTTGATATTCCTGAGATGCTCGCGCGTTGGAATCAGGAGGAAGCAAACACCATCAAGAGAAAACCCGATTATATTCTGGTAGCGCTGGGTGGGAATGATTTCTGTTCGGATATGCCGGTCGAGGATATTTCCCGTACGTTTGCCGAGCAGATTGATGCGATTCAAAAATCGGCGCCTGATGCGCAGCTGATCATCTCGCCCGCGCCTCCTGTTTATCAGCTGGCGGCTATTGATTTTACTTATGGACCCGCCATCAGTCAGATTACAGGGGAGGAGCTGAGCTGCAAGAAATTCCGTGAGCAGGCCTGCAAGCGTGTTTATGAAGCCGATGCGCAGGCCCGACTGGAAGGTATTAATCAGGGCATTCAGGCAGCGTTCGAGGCCGAGAAAGCCAAGGGTGCCAAGGTTTCCCTGGCTGCGGGTGTTTTGGACTGGACGATTACCAAGGAGGAACTGGCCTTTGACTGTTTCCATCCTAGTCAAAAGGGTCAGGCAACTCTTGGGGCTTATTGGAAACAGGCTCTTTGA
- a CDS encoding cadherin-like beta sandwich domain-containing protein codes for MQKSWFLLSLFIIGPVSCTKSKKDEASAPANAAVTADQTLSKLIVMNDQIEPNFDPFVYEYTLVGGETYKNKITINTAPVNPKLDIMINGVKLRSDFTTNPMPLAAGANLFTIELVDATGQKVNSYKLSVPRVAELPDETLADLATSDGELTPPFSSEITSYQLTVGKDNGLLTVSPLANYDDEADFEINGVAYSGDKGGYDVTLNPGSNTITIVVKGKSGRSKTYTLTVTRPTT; via the coding sequence ATGCAAAAGTCCTGGTTTCTGCTCTCTCTTTTCATCATCGGGCCCGTGTCCTGCACCAAGAGCAAAAAGGACGAGGCCAGCGCGCCTGCGAACGCAGCCGTGACGGCCGATCAGACTCTTTCCAAACTCATCGTCATGAACGATCAGATCGAGCCGAACTTCGATCCCTTTGTTTATGAATACACCCTGGTGGGCGGCGAGACTTATAAAAATAAAATCACCATCAACACCGCGCCCGTCAATCCCAAACTCGATATCATGATCAATGGCGTGAAGCTCCGTTCCGATTTCACGACCAATCCGATGCCCTTGGCCGCTGGCGCCAATCTTTTTACGATTGAACTCGTGGATGCGACAGGTCAAAAGGTCAACAGCTATAAGCTGAGCGTGCCGCGCGTCGCGGAATTGCCGGATGAAACGCTTGCGGATCTTGCGACCTCGGATGGGGAGCTGACGCCGCCTTTTTCTTCGGAGATCACCAGCTATCAGCTGACGGTTGGAAAAGACAATGGGCTTCTCACCGTCTCGCCTCTCGCCAACTACGATGATGAAGCCGATTTTGAAATCAATGGCGTCGCCTACTCCGGGGACAAGGGCGGTTATGACGTCACCCTCAATCCCGGCAGCAATACCATCACCATAGTCGTCAAAGGCAAAAGCGGACGGTCCAAAACCTATACTCTGACCGTCACGCGTCCCACGACCTGA